A single window of Montipora capricornis isolate CH-2021 chromosome 14, ASM3666992v2, whole genome shotgun sequence DNA harbors:
- the LOC138031314 gene encoding zinc finger MYM-type protein 1-like, with translation MLMQGDTDEESNFIQLLKLRGKDQPVLLKWLERKDDKYTSHEIQNEIISIMANNVIRDLVAYIRGGFFAIIADEYTDVSNKEQLTICIRWIDKSLEVHEDFLGFFNIPDTGAETIVLVIKAVLLKLKLSLAYCRGQCYDGASNMLGHKTGVAKRIQDVQPKAHPTHCHGHSLSLSVKDTVKNCKLLLNTMDTAKEIVTLIKFSPKRERLLGDIKENLDEEHAAGGIITLCPTRWTVRASCFQRIIDNYSALLQEWIVCLDQKPQADVRGRVIGCEAQMNTFDFFFGLNLGERLFSHTDNLSKTLQKTKMSAVSGQQVANVTKQVLEKMRNNECFKSFYDTVLVKSKQHPSVSEPALPRQRRAPSRFEIGTGAPSYPTTPQDHYRHVYFEAIDLMVNAIDLRFNQASYRVYEKMESFLVKCLNCQDYSTELRYLETNYKDDVNVGTLNAQLEIFKLLMKEGEFTCLDDIQAKMKTFSEAEKSMISEIITICNLLLVNPATSAAGERSFSSARRLKTWLRSTMTQTRFSNLTILNTHKQRTDNLCLIDIANEFTALNDNRRRNFGTFKESDFKISG, from the coding sequence ATGCTGATGCAAGGAGACACggacgaagaatctaacttTATTCAGCTGCTCAAATTAAGAGGGAAGGACCAACCTGTCTTGTTAAAATGGCTAGAGAGGAAGGACGATAAGTACACCTCACACGAAATTCAAAACGAAATTATTTCTATAATGGCAAATAATGTCATCCGCGATTTAGTAGCATATATCCGTGGTGGATTTTTTGCAATTATCGCTGACGAATATACAGATGTAAGTAACAAGGAACAGTTAACCATATGTATTCGCTGGATTGATAAAAGCTTGGAGGTCCATGAAGATTTTCTCGGGTTTTTTAACATACCTGATACAGGTGCGGAAACTATAGTTTTGGTGATTAAGGCTGTGttactaaaactgaaattatcaTTAGCGTACTGTAGAGGGCAGTGTTACGATGGTGCAAGTAATATGCTTGGGCATAAAACTGGTGTAGCTAAGAGAATCCAGGATGTTCAACCCAAGGCTCATCCCACTCACTGTCATGGACATTCCTTAAGTTTGAGTGTAAAAGACACGGTGAAAAACTGTAAATTGCTCTTGAATACAATGGACACGGCAAAAGAAATCGTTACCCTCATTAAATTTTCTCCAAAACGGGAACGTCTACTGGGAGACATAAAGGAAAACCTTGATGAAGAACATGCAGCCGGAGGCATTATAACCCTTTGTCCTACCAGATGGACAGTGCGAGCAAGCTGCTTTCAACGTATCATAGATAACTACTCAGCCCTTCTTCAGGAATGGATCGTTTGTCTTGATCAAAAGCCACAAGCAGATGTACGTGGCAGGGTTATTGGATGTGAGGCGCAAATGAATACCTTTGACTTCTTCTTTGGTCTAAATTTGGGTGAGCGACTTTTTTCCCATACAGATAACCTTTccaaaacattacaaaagaCAAAGATGTCGGCAGTTAGTGGACAACAAGTTGCCAATGTTACTAAACAGGTCCTGGAGAAGATGCGTAATAACGAGTGCTTTAAATCATTCTATGACACAGTATTAGTTAAGAGTAAACAGCATCCTTCCGTCTCGGAACCAGCCTTACCCAGACAAAGACGAGCACCTAGCAGGTTTGAAATTGGAACAGGGGCTCCATCATATCCAACGACACCACAAGATCATTACAGGCACGTATACTTCGAAGCGATTGACCTAATGGTCAATGCAATCGATTTACGTTTTAACCAAGCAAGCTACCGAGTGTATGAAAAAATGGAGTCCTTCTTAGTAAAGTGTCTAAATTGCCAGGATTATTCGACAGAGTTGCGTTATcttgaaacaaattacaaaGACGATGTTAATGTTGGAACCTTGAATGCTCAGCTGGAAATCTTTAAGTTGTTGATGAAGGAAGGAGAATTCACCTGTTTAGATGACATTCAAGCTAAGATGAAGACGTTTTCTGAAGCCGAAAAGAGTATGATAAGTGAAATCATAACCATCTGCAATCTTCTTCTTGTAAATCCAGCAACCAGTGCAGCAGGCGAGAGATCGTTTTCTTCTGCTCGAAGACTCAAAACATGGCTGCGCTCGACAATGACACAGACAAGATTTAGTAATTTGACAATACTTAACACTCACAAACAGAGAACAGATAACCTTTGTCTAATAGATATTGCCAATGAGTTTACAGCTCTCAATGACAATCGGAGAAGAAACTTTGGCACGTTCAAAGAGTCAGACTTCAAAATTTCCGGGTGA